In one Denitratisoma sp. genomic region, the following are encoded:
- a CDS encoding AMP-binding protein, with product MKYFDTLETRDPEQRERDLFAALPNQVAHAMQHAPAFAELYKGVDAKQVSSRAALAQLPVIRKHELIERQKALPPFGGLNATPVGRLGRVFSSPGPIYDPEGTGEDWWRFARSLHAAGFRAGDLVHNTFSYHFTPAGFMTEGALRKIGCAVFPAGVGQTEMQVQAIADLKPTGYIGTPSFLKIILEKADELKMDVSSLKKAVVSGEAFFPNQKALCAERGINALQAYGTADLGLVAYETEAREGLVLEESLILEIVRPGTGDPVAAGEVGEVVITSFNPDYPLIRFGTGDLSAVLPGISPCGRSNVRIKGWMGRADQTAKVKGMFVHPSQVAEVVKRHPQVTKARLVVDNETGQDRMTLRCEIAGAPDGVAEALAASIRDITKLRGEVALCRPGELPNDGKVIDDARKYD from the coding sequence ATGAAATATTTCGATACGCTGGAAACCCGCGACCCCGAACAGCGCGAGCGGGACCTCTTCGCCGCCCTGCCTAATCAGGTGGCACACGCCATGCAGCACGCCCCGGCCTTCGCCGAGCTGTACAAGGGCGTCGATGCGAAGCAGGTGAGCAGCCGCGCGGCGCTGGCTCAGCTGCCGGTCATCCGCAAGCACGAACTGATCGAACGGCAGAAGGCCCTGCCACCTTTCGGCGGGCTGAATGCCACGCCGGTGGGCCGGCTCGGCCGGGTCTTCAGTTCGCCTGGCCCGATCTACGATCCGGAAGGCACCGGCGAGGACTGGTGGCGCTTTGCCCGCTCACTCCACGCCGCCGGCTTCCGCGCCGGGGATCTGGTGCACAACACCTTCTCCTATCACTTCACGCCGGCCGGCTTCATGACGGAAGGCGCTTTGCGCAAGATCGGCTGCGCGGTGTTTCCCGCCGGCGTCGGCCAGACCGAGATGCAGGTGCAGGCCATCGCCGACTTGAAGCCGACGGGCTACATCGGCACGCCGTCCTTCTTGAAGATCATCCTCGAGAAGGCCGACGAGCTGAAGATGGACGTCTCCAGCCTGAAGAAAGCGGTGGTCTCCGGCGAAGCGTTCTTCCCGAACCAGAAGGCGCTGTGCGCCGAGCGCGGCATCAACGCGCTGCAGGCCTACGGCACGGCCGACCTCGGCCTTGTCGCCTACGAGACGGAGGCGCGCGAGGGCCTGGTGCTGGAGGAGTCGCTGATCCTCGAGATCGTCCGTCCCGGGACCGGAGACCCGGTGGCGGCGGGCGAGGTCGGCGAGGTGGTGATCACCAGCTTCAACCCGGACTATCCGCTGATCCGCTTCGGCACCGGCGATCTGTCGGCGGTGCTGCCGGGCATCAGCCCCTGCGGCCGCAGCAACGTGCGCATCAAGGGCTGGATGGGCCGCGCCGACCAGACCGCCAAGGTGAAGGGCATGTTCGTGCACCCGAGCCAGGTGGCGGAAGTCGTCAAGCGCCATCCGCAGGTGACCAAGGCTCGCCTGGTGGTGGACAACGAGACCGGCCAGGACCGCATGACCCTGCGCTGCGAAATCGCAGGCGCGCCCGACGGAGTTGCCGAGGCGCTTGCCGCCAGCATCCGCGACATCACCAAGCTGCGCGGCGAGGTTGCGCTGTGCCGCCCGGGCGAGTTGCCCAACGACGGCAAGGTCATCGACGACGCTCGCAAGTATGACTGA
- a CDS encoding ABC transporter ATP-binding protein — protein sequence MTAHTATQTAPAYLSVNNVEVIYDHVILVLKGVSLDVPEGKIVALLGANGAGKSTTLKAISTLLKGERGEVTKGSIAFRGERVDQLTPNELVKKGMVQVMEGRHCFGHLTVEENLLTGAYTRSISRAELKESLERVYHYFPRLKTRRNSQSGYTSGGEQQMTAIGRALMAKPTMILLDEPSMGLAPQIVEEIFEIVRDLNQREKVSFLLAEQNTMVALRYADFGYILENGRVVMEGDAKELAANEDVKEFYLGLSSGGRKSFRDVKHYRRRKRWLA from the coding sequence ATGACCGCGCACACCGCAACCCAGACGGCCCCGGCCTACCTGTCCGTCAACAACGTGGAAGTGATCTACGATCACGTCATCCTGGTGCTCAAGGGCGTCTCGCTGGACGTGCCGGAAGGCAAGATCGTGGCCCTGCTGGGTGCCAACGGCGCCGGCAAGAGCACCACGCTGAAGGCGATTTCCACCCTGCTCAAGGGCGAGCGCGGCGAGGTGACCAAAGGCTCGATCGCCTTCCGCGGCGAGCGCGTGGATCAGCTGACGCCGAACGAACTGGTGAAAAAGGGCATGGTGCAGGTGATGGAAGGCCGCCACTGCTTCGGCCACCTCACGGTCGAGGAGAACCTGCTCACCGGCGCCTATACGCGCAGCATTTCGCGCGCCGAGCTGAAGGAGAGCCTCGAGCGCGTCTACCATTATTTTCCGCGCCTGAAGACGCGCCGCAACAGCCAATCCGGCTACACCTCCGGTGGCGAGCAGCAGATGACCGCCATCGGCCGTGCGCTGATGGCCAAACCGACCATGATCCTGCTCGACGAGCCGTCGATGGGACTTGCGCCGCAGATCGTCGAGGAGATCTTCGAAATCGTGCGCGACCTCAACCAGCGCGAGAAGGTGAGCTTCCTCCTGGCCGAACAGAACACCATGGTGGCGCTGCGCTATGCCGACTTCGGCTACATCCTCGAGAACGGCCGCGTCGTCATGGAAGGGGATGCCAAGGAGCTTGCCGCCAACGAGGACGTCAAGGAGTTCTACCTCGGCCTGTCGTCCGGCGGCCGCAAGAGCTTCCGCGACGTCAAGCACTACCGCCGCCGCAAGCGCTGGCTCGCCTAA
- a CDS encoding ABC transporter substrate-binding protein, translating to MKFMKKALVAAAFATAALSASAQEQFFPALSYRVGPYAAGGSGFFGGVIDYLSLINAQGGINGVKMAWEECETEYNATRGVECYERLKKARGGATMVEPLSTGIAYGLLDRVAQDKIPMTTLGYGRSDAADGRVFPFVFPLITSYWNQAAGMMKYLGDKEGGLDKLKGKKIVHLYHDSAYGKEPFAVFEAYAKQYGFELIKLAVPHPGNEQQSQWLQIRQAKPDYVILWGWGVMNATALKTAQRNGYPSGKILGVWWAGSEEDVIPAGSAANGYTTMTFNTPGNYPLLDEIKKKVYAAGKGNLEDKSRIGSTYHMRGVTAAILWVEAIRKAQEKYGKGKVMTSEQVRWGFENLNVDEARLKALGALGMMPPVKTTCLDHEGSGAVKVQRWDGKAWKAVTPNWVVGDKAMIRKMQEESAAKYAAEKKITPRDCSKEG from the coding sequence ATGAAGTTCATGAAAAAAGCATTGGTGGCGGCGGCCTTCGCGACAGCGGCGCTGTCTGCTTCCGCCCAGGAGCAGTTCTTCCCGGCTCTGTCCTACCGCGTCGGTCCGTATGCGGCAGGGGGATCCGGCTTCTTCGGCGGCGTCATCGACTACCTGAGCCTGATCAATGCCCAAGGGGGCATCAACGGCGTCAAGATGGCCTGGGAGGAGTGCGAGACCGAATACAACGCCACGCGCGGTGTCGAGTGCTATGAGCGCCTGAAGAAGGCCCGTGGCGGCGCCACCATGGTCGAGCCGTTGTCCACCGGCATCGCCTATGGCCTGCTCGACCGAGTCGCGCAGGACAAGATCCCGATGACGACCCTCGGCTACGGCCGCTCCGATGCCGCCGACGGCCGCGTCTTCCCCTTCGTCTTCCCGCTGATCACCAGCTACTGGAACCAGGCCGCCGGCATGATGAAATACTTGGGCGACAAGGAAGGCGGGCTCGACAAGCTGAAGGGCAAGAAGATCGTGCACCTGTATCACGACTCGGCCTACGGCAAGGAGCCGTTCGCGGTGTTCGAGGCCTACGCCAAGCAGTACGGCTTCGAGCTCATCAAGCTTGCCGTGCCGCATCCGGGCAACGAACAGCAGTCGCAGTGGCTGCAGATCCGCCAGGCCAAGCCGGACTACGTGATCCTTTGGGGCTGGGGCGTGATGAACGCCACGGCGCTGAAGACCGCCCAGCGCAACGGCTATCCGAGCGGGAAGATCCTCGGCGTGTGGTGGGCCGGCTCCGAGGAGGACGTGATCCCCGCTGGTTCCGCCGCCAATGGCTACACCACCATGACCTTCAACACGCCGGGCAACTATCCGCTGCTCGACGAAATCAAGAAGAAGGTCTATGCCGCAGGCAAGGGCAACCTCGAGGACAAGAGCCGCATCGGCTCCACCTACCACATGCGCGGCGTGACCGCGGCGATCCTGTGGGTCGAGGCCATCCGCAAGGCCCAGGAGAAGTACGGCAAGGGCAAGGTGATGACCTCGGAACAAGTGCGCTGGGGCTTCGAGAACCTCAACGTGGATGAGGCTCGCCTGAAGGCGCTCGGCGCGCTCGGCATGATGCCGCCGGTGAAGACCACCTGCCTCGACCACGAGGGCTCGGGCGCCGTCAAGGTGCAACGCTGGGACGGCAAGGCCTGGAAGGCCGTTACGCCGAACTGGGTGGTCGGCGACAAGGCCATGATCCGCAAGATGCAGGAAGAATCGGCTGCCAAGTACGCGGCGGAGAAGAAGATCACGCCGCGCGACTGCTCGAAGGAGGGCTGA
- a CDS encoding branched-chain amino acid ABC transporter permease has product MLYREAGQFKATYAEDSQIFPIRQDKIGIAIILAAAFAGVPLLSVMGILSDYSFTAILTPFLIFSLAALGLNILTGYAGQLSLGTAAFMAVGAFASYNFMLRIDGMPILVAFILGGLCAAAVGIVFGLPSLRIRGFYLAAATLATQFFIVWCLTKVGWFTNYSSSGVITAQKIQMFGYTFDTAFSKYLFVLSVVCVMALLAKNMVRTNVGRSWMAIRDMDMAAEVIGFRPMRTKLMAFAVSSFYCGVAGALFAYAYLGTVEPEGFNLDLSFRILFMVIIGGVGSILGSFFGSAFIVLLPIGLNVFIHFLETSVGINLPSGISSSIELMVFGALIIFFLIVEPHGLARLWQIGKEKLRLWPFPH; this is encoded by the coding sequence ATGCTCTACAGAGAAGCCGGCCAGTTCAAGGCCACCTACGCCGAAGACAGCCAGATCTTCCCGATCCGGCAGGACAAGATCGGCATCGCGATCATCCTCGCCGCCGCCTTTGCCGGCGTCCCGCTGCTCTCGGTGATGGGCATCCTCTCCGACTACTCTTTTACTGCCATCCTGACGCCTTTCCTCATTTTTTCGCTGGCGGCGCTCGGGCTGAACATCCTCACCGGTTATGCCGGCCAGCTGTCGCTCGGCACGGCGGCCTTCATGGCGGTGGGCGCCTTCGCCTCCTACAATTTCATGCTGCGCATCGACGGCATGCCGATCCTGGTGGCTTTCATCCTCGGCGGCCTGTGTGCAGCGGCGGTCGGCATCGTCTTCGGCCTGCCCAGCCTGCGCATCCGCGGCTTCTACCTGGCGGCGGCGACGCTGGCGACGCAGTTCTTCATCGTCTGGTGCCTGACCAAGGTGGGCTGGTTCACCAACTACAGCTCCTCCGGCGTGATCACCGCGCAGAAGATCCAGATGTTCGGCTACACCTTCGACACCGCCTTCAGCAAGTACCTGTTCGTCCTCTCCGTGGTGTGCGTGATGGCGCTGCTGGCAAAGAACATGGTGCGCACCAACGTCGGGCGTTCCTGGATGGCCATCCGCGACATGGACATGGCGGCCGAAGTGATCGGCTTCCGGCCGATGCGCACCAAGCTGATGGCCTTTGCGGTGAGTTCCTTTTACTGCGGCGTGGCCGGCGCGCTGTTCGCCTATGCCTACCTCGGCACCGTGGAGCCGGAGGGCTTCAACCTCGATCTGTCGTTCCGCATCCTGTTCATGGTCATCATCGGCGGGGTCGGCAGCATCCTCGGCTCCTTCTTCGGTTCGGCCTTCATCGTGCTTCTGCCGATCGGCTTGAACGTGTTCATCCATTTCCTGGAAACGTCGGTCGGCATCAACCTGCCGTCCGGCATTTCGTCGAGCATCGAGCTGATGGTGTTCGGCGCGCTGATCATCTTCTTCCTGATTGTCGAGCCGCACGGCCTCGCGCGACTGTGGCAGATCGGCAAGGAGAAGCTCAGGCTGTGGCCCTTCCCGCACTGA
- a CDS encoding branched-chain amino acid ABC transporter permease, whose protein sequence is MQFFLEVLIGGLLSGVMYALVALGYVLIYKASGVFNFAQGAMVFFAALTTVGLVDSGMSLWLAVPLTMVAMVVLGLLTEKIVLRPLVAQHEITLFMATIGLTFFVEGLAQAIWGANVRSLDLGIEDVPLEWLLENANMAVSQFDLIASGIAAVLVTLLAIFFSKTKIGRALRAVADDHQAALSIGIPLQHIWGIVWAVAGFVALVAGLLWGARNGVQFALTFVALKALPVLILGGFTSVPGAIVGGLIIGASEKLAEVYIGPLVGGGIEGWFPYVLALLFLLVRPEGLFGEKIIRRI, encoded by the coding sequence ATGCAATTCTTCCTCGAAGTTCTCATCGGCGGCCTGCTCTCCGGCGTGATGTATGCGCTGGTGGCGCTCGGCTACGTGCTGATCTACAAGGCCTCCGGCGTGTTCAACTTCGCCCAGGGCGCCATGGTGTTCTTTGCCGCGCTGACCACCGTCGGCCTGGTCGACTCGGGCATGTCGTTGTGGCTGGCGGTGCCGCTCACCATGGTGGCGATGGTCGTGCTCGGCCTGCTGACGGAGAAGATCGTGCTGCGCCCGCTGGTGGCCCAGCACGAGATCACCCTGTTCATGGCCACCATCGGTCTGACCTTCTTTGTCGAGGGTCTGGCCCAGGCGATCTGGGGCGCCAATGTGCGCAGCCTGGACCTCGGCATCGAAGACGTGCCGCTGGAATGGCTGCTGGAAAACGCGAACATGGCCGTCTCCCAGTTCGACCTCATCGCCTCCGGCATCGCCGCGGTGCTGGTCACCCTGCTGGCGATCTTCTTCTCGAAGACCAAGATCGGCCGGGCCTTGCGTGCGGTGGCCGACGACCACCAGGCCGCGCTGTCGATCGGCATCCCGCTGCAGCACATCTGGGGCATCGTCTGGGCGGTCGCCGGCTTCGTGGCGCTGGTGGCCGGCCTGCTCTGGGGCGCGCGCAACGGCGTGCAGTTCGCCCTGACCTTCGTTGCCCTGAAGGCGCTGCCGGTGCTGATCCTCGGCGGCTTCACCAGCGTGCCCGGCGCCATCGTCGGCGGCCTGATCATCGGCGCCTCCGAGAAGCTGGCCGAGGTGTATATCGGCCCGCTCGTCGGCGGTGGCATCGAGGGCTGGTTCCCTTATGTGCTGGCGCTGCTGTTCCTGCTGGTGCGGCCCGAAGGACTCTTCGGCGAAAAGATCATTCGCCGCATCTGA
- a CDS encoding ABC transporter ATP-binding protein, whose amino-acid sequence MSEGRQIGEVILDLKNISLRFGGVKALTDISFDVREHEVRAIIGPNGAGKSSMLNVINGVYRPQEGDIVFRGKHHRDMNTYAAAKAGIARTFQNIALFKGMTVLDNIMTGRNLKMKSNFLLDALYWGPAQREEIAHRRKVEEIIDFLEIQHIRKTPVGRLPYGLQKRVELGRALAAEPSILLLDEPMAGMNVEEKQDMCRFILDVNDQLGTTIVLIEHDMGVVMDISDRVVVLDYGRKIADGTPEEVRSNQDVIDAYLGVAH is encoded by the coding sequence ATGAGCGAAGGCAGGCAGATCGGCGAGGTGATCCTCGACCTGAAGAACATTTCGCTGCGTTTCGGCGGGGTCAAGGCGCTGACGGACATTTCCTTCGATGTGCGCGAGCATGAAGTTCGCGCCATCATCGGCCCCAACGGCGCCGGCAAGAGCTCGATGCTCAACGTCATCAATGGGGTTTACCGGCCGCAGGAAGGCGACATCGTCTTTCGCGGCAAGCACCACCGCGACATGAACACCTACGCTGCCGCCAAGGCCGGCATCGCGCGCACCTTCCAGAACATCGCGCTGTTCAAGGGCATGACGGTGCTCGACAACATCATGACCGGCCGCAACCTCAAGATGAAGTCCAACTTCCTGCTCGACGCCCTCTACTGGGGCCCGGCGCAGCGCGAGGAGATCGCCCACCGCAGGAAGGTCGAGGAGATCATCGACTTCCTCGAGATCCAGCACATCCGCAAGACGCCGGTCGGGCGCCTGCCCTACGGCCTGCAGAAGCGCGTCGAGCTGGGGCGGGCGCTGGCCGCGGAGCCGTCGATCCTGCTGCTCGACGAGCCGATGGCCGGCATGAACGTCGAGGAGAAGCAGGACATGTGCCGCTTCATCCTCGACGTCAACGACCAGCTCGGCACCACCATCGTGCTCATCGAGCACGACATGGGCGTGGTGATGGACATTTCCGACCGCGTCGTGGTGCTCGATTACGGCAGAAAGATCGCCGACGGCACGCCCGAAGAAGTGCGTTCCAACCAGGACGTCATCGACGCCTACCTCGGCGTCGCTCACTAA
- a CDS encoding AMP-binding protein produces MSDNVRLSSLSTFPRLLKHHAQVRPNHPATREKDMGIWQTWTWSQVAEEVRAMACGLAELGFKRGDNLAIIGDNRPRLYWAMYAAQCLGGVPVPLYQDAVAAEMVFVLQDAGIKFAIVEDQEQVDKLLENMSQCPDLQHILYDDPRGLRHYNQAFLHGLDEVQEMGRIHNSNHPEFLDGEIELGKSEDVAVMLYTSGTTGKPKGVCQTHGAFIAAAQSGCEFDKLGPDDNILSYLPMAWVGDHLFSFAQAAYAGFTINCPESGDTVMTDMREIGPSYYFAPPRVFENLLTQVMIRMEDAGALKRNMFHYFMGVARRCGAEILDGKPVSGTDRLLYALGNLLVYGPLRNVLGMSRIRVAYTAGAAIGPDLFRFYRSIGVNLKQLYGATETCAAVCLQPDGQIKFDTVGPPAPGVEVKIDDSGEVLVRGAVMLKEYYKRPDATAESIDAQGYFHTGDAGFFDEDGHLKIIDRAKDVGKLASGAMFAPNYIENKLKFFSHIKEAVAFGDRKDEVCAFINIDMGAVGNWAERRNIAYSGYTDLAQKPEVYELIRECVEQANAELAHDAMLSDSQVHRFLILHKELDPDDDELTRTRKVRRGFIAEKYGVLIDALYSGKATQFIETEVKFEDGRKGKVSADLRIMEAKTFPSQAAKKAA; encoded by the coding sequence ATGTCGGACAACGTTCGACTGTCGTCGCTCAGCACGTTTCCTCGCCTTCTGAAACATCACGCCCAGGTGCGGCCGAACCATCCGGCGACGCGCGAGAAGGACATGGGCATCTGGCAGACCTGGACCTGGTCGCAGGTGGCCGAGGAAGTGCGCGCCATGGCCTGCGGCCTCGCCGAGCTGGGCTTCAAGCGCGGCGACAACCTGGCCATCATCGGCGACAACCGTCCCCGCCTGTACTGGGCAATGTATGCCGCGCAATGTCTCGGCGGCGTGCCCGTCCCCCTGTACCAGGACGCCGTGGCGGCCGAAATGGTCTTCGTGCTGCAGGATGCCGGCATCAAGTTCGCCATCGTCGAGGACCAGGAGCAGGTCGACAAACTCCTCGAAAACATGTCGCAGTGCCCCGACCTGCAGCACATCCTTTACGATGACCCGCGCGGCCTGCGCCATTACAATCAGGCTTTCCTGCACGGCCTCGACGAGGTGCAGGAGATGGGGCGCATTCACAACAGCAACCACCCCGAGTTCCTCGACGGCGAGATCGAGCTGGGCAAGTCCGAGGACGTCGCCGTGATGCTGTACACCTCGGGCACCACCGGCAAGCCGAAAGGCGTCTGCCAGACTCATGGCGCCTTCATTGCGGCGGCGCAGAGCGGCTGCGAGTTCGACAAGCTCGGGCCCGACGACAACATCCTTTCCTATCTGCCGATGGCCTGGGTGGGCGACCACCTGTTCTCCTTCGCCCAGGCTGCGTATGCCGGCTTCACCATCAACTGCCCGGAGTCCGGCGACACGGTGATGACCGACATGCGCGAGATCGGCCCGAGCTACTACTTCGCGCCGCCGCGCGTGTTCGAGAACCTGCTGACCCAGGTGATGATCCGCATGGAGGATGCCGGCGCCCTCAAGCGCAACATGTTCCACTATTTCATGGGCGTGGCGCGTCGCTGCGGCGCCGAGATCCTCGACGGCAAGCCGGTGAGCGGTACGGACCGACTGCTCTATGCGCTCGGCAACCTGCTGGTGTACGGGCCGCTGCGCAACGTGCTCGGCATGAGCCGCATCCGCGTCGCCTACACGGCCGGCGCCGCCATCGGACCCGACCTGTTCCGCTTCTACCGCTCGATCGGCGTGAACCTCAAGCAGCTCTACGGCGCGACCGAGACCTGTGCCGCGGTCTGCCTGCAGCCGGACGGCCAGATCAAGTTCGACACCGTCGGCCCGCCGGCTCCCGGCGTCGAGGTGAAGATCGACGACTCGGGCGAAGTGCTGGTGCGCGGTGCGGTGATGCTCAAGGAATACTACAAGCGTCCGGACGCCACCGCCGAATCGATCGACGCCCAGGGCTATTTCCACACGGGCGACGCCGGCTTCTTCGACGAGGACGGCCACCTGAAGATCATCGACCGCGCCAAGGATGTCGGCAAGCTCGCCAGCGGCGCCATGTTCGCGCCCAACTACATCGAGAACAAGCTGAAGTTCTTCTCCCACATCAAGGAAGCGGTGGCTTTCGGCGACCGCAAGGACGAGGTGTGCGCCTTCATCAACATCGACATGGGCGCGGTCGGCAACTGGGCGGAGCGCCGCAACATCGCCTATTCGGGCTATACCGACCTGGCGCAGAAGCCCGAGGTGTACGAACTGATCCGGGAGTGCGTCGAGCAGGCCAACGCCGAACTGGCGCACGACGCCATGCTCTCCGACTCGCAGGTGCACCGCTTCCTGATCCTGCATAAGGAGCTCGACCCGGACGACGACGAGCTGACCCGCACGCGCAAGGTGCGGCGCGGCTTCATCGCGGAGAAGTACGGCGTGCTGATCGACGCCCTGTATTCCGGCAAGGCCACGCAGTTCATCGAAACCGAGGTCAAGTTCGAGGACGGGCGCAAGGGCAAGGTCAGCGCCGACCTGCGCATCATGGAAGCGAAGACCTTCCCGTCGCAGGCGGCGAAGAAGGCGGCATAA
- a CDS encoding Crp/Fnr family transcriptional regulator, which yields MLTLGEMLQASLWSRSLSPEQLRRIESEIVTRQIPAGGFVCRKGEPVEHWVGVIDGLVKMTNLSADGKPTTFTGLPAGGWFGEGSLFKDEPRRYDVVALRNSHVAYMPKSTFNRLLDTSIEFNRFLLVQLNERLGQFIAMVEYDRLLEPDARVARSLAAMFNPHLYPGIGPQLQISQEEIGYLAGLSRQRANQALKALEKAGLLRVEYGGITVLDLDGLRNFGA from the coding sequence ATGCTTACCTTGGGCGAAATGCTGCAGGCCAGCCTCTGGTCGCGTTCCCTCAGTCCCGAACAGTTGCGGCGGATCGAAAGCGAGATCGTCACCCGCCAGATCCCGGCGGGCGGCTTCGTCTGCCGCAAGGGGGAGCCGGTCGAACACTGGGTCGGGGTGATCGACGGCCTGGTGAAGATGACCAACCTGTCGGCCGACGGCAAGCCTACCACCTTCACCGGCCTGCCTGCCGGCGGCTGGTTCGGCGAAGGCTCGCTGTTCAAGGATGAACCGCGCCGCTACGACGTTGTTGCGCTGCGCAATAGCCACGTCGCCTACATGCCGAAGTCCACTTTCAATCGGCTGCTCGACACCAGCATCGAATTCAACCGTTTCCTGCTGGTACAGCTGAACGAACGACTGGGCCAGTTCATCGCCATGGTGGAATACGATCGCCTGCTCGAGCCGGACGCCCGCGTGGCACGCAGCCTGGCGGCCATGTTCAACCCCCACCTCTACCCTGGCATCGGTCCGCAACTGCAGATCTCGCAGGAGGAAATCGGCTACCTGGCCGGCCTCTCGCGCCAGCGCGCCAACCAGGCGTTGAAGGCCCTGGAGAAGGCCGGCCTGTTGCGCGTCGAGTATGGCGGCATCACCGTGCTCGACCTCGACGGCCTGCGGAACTTCGGCGCCTGA